The region TCGATCGAGCCGGAGCCCGAGTTCTCCGAGCCGCTCCCGGAGTTGCGGGAGCCCCTGCCCGAGTTGTCCTCCCGATCCTCGGTTGGGGCGGGCGCCGGGACCGTCGCCTGTTCCTCGGCCGAGCCGCTGCCGGAGGAGTCTTCGTCCTTTCGGTCGCCGCCCTTGTCGTCCCACGACTCCACGTGCCGGGAGACTTTCTCCGGGTCGCCGGGAAGGCCTACCGGCGGGGTCGGGGTGGCCACCGGTGCGTCGCTCGTCAAGTTGATGGTGTCCGACTGGGCGGCCGAGGGGACCCGGCCGACCACTCCGCTTATCGCCAGGCCCAGGACGAACGCTGCGAGCACCGCGGCGCCCACCGCAACCTTCACGACGCCTCCTTCGCCGGCACGAACCGGTAGCCGGTGCCCCGGACGGTGTCGATGCGGGTGGAGCCGATCTTCCGGCGCAGGGCGGCCACGTGGACGTCGACCACGTTGGAGCCCGGGTCGAAGTCGATGCCCCACACGATGCGCAGAAGTTGCTCCCGGGACAGGACCTGGTTGGGGTGCTGGGCCAGGGTTCCCAGAAGGGCCAGCTCCCGGGCCGACAGCTGGACCTCTTCCCCGTTGACGAAGGCCCGGTGGGTGACGAGGTCAACTGTCACGTCGCCCGAGCGTACGGTAGTTGACTCGTCCGTGTTGCGCAGGCGGGCCCGGATGCGGGCGGCGAGCTCCTCGATGGCAAAAGGCTTGGTGACGTAGTCGTCGGCGCCGGCCTCCAATCCGCCCACCTTGGACCCTGTGTCGTCCAGGGCGGTGAGGGCGATCACCGGCAGCCGCGGCTTGACGGCCCGGATCTCCTGGAGCACCTGCAGCCCGGACTTGCCGGGGAGCATGAGGTCCAGGAGCACGACGTCGGACTGCAGCTTGATGGCCAGTTCCACGCCGGAAACGCCGTCGGAGGCACAGGTGATCACGAACCCGCGAGGGGTGAGTCCCCGCTCCACGACCTCCTGGATCCGGGGATCATCCTCGATCAGCAGCACGCGAGTTGCCATGGGCCTCCATTCCGTCCCGCTACCCAGGATGCAACAGATCCGTGATGAGAAGGTGATGCCCACATGAAGGAATCTTCATCCTTCAGCCCATCATCGACCCGGTTCTGTCGTACCGGGGATCTACTGTCTGAGGAAGTCGAGACTTTCCCAGATCGGAATGGATATGGGCAATCCCCTGGAAAGAAGCCGGCCGGCTCTGGAAGTCGTCGGGAAGCCGCAAGATCAGGCCATCGTTCGAGCACGCCGCGTGCTGACGGCTCGCCACTACTCCAAGCGGACCGCAGAGTCGTACCGGCACTGGATCGAGCGCTTTCTGATCTTCCACAATTGGGCGGATCCGCTGGACTCAGGTAAATGCGTTTCTGACCGAGCTAGCGGTGAGCAAGAAGATCGCGGAGTCAACCCAGAACCAGACCGTCGTCGCCTTGTTCAGATTGGCCGTGTTTGGACTCATCCTGTACGGCGTGTGGGCGGTCATCGTAACGATGATGTTCCCGAACTGATGGCGTGTCATCACGTGCCGCTGACACGCGGTCAGTTAGCTAGCCCCTTGGCGATTAGTAAACTCTGAGGCGAAATGCGACCCCTTCGGTATTCCATCAACGTCACCTTGGACGGGTGCTGCGATCACCGTGGAATCGTCCCGGACGAAGAACTCCACCGTCGCGCGGCCGAGAACATTGGGCGGGCCGATGCCCTGCTTTTTGGCCGGGTGACCTACCAAATGATGGAGGAAGGGTGGCGCTCTCCGGCGCAGGCGGGAGCCAGGCCGGAATGGATGGAACCCTTCGCCCGGACGATCGACGCGGCAAAGAAGTACGTAGTGTCAAGCACCCTGGACCAGGTCGATTGGAACGCGGAGCTCGTGCGCGGCGATCTGCGGGAGGCCGTTCTGCAGCTCAAAAGCGAGCCGGGTGAGGGACTGTTCACTGGAGGCGTGAAGCTCCCGCTGGCCTTGACGGAGATGGGATTGATCGATGAGTACGAGTTCGTGGTTCACCCCAGGCTGGCGGGTCATGGGCCGACGTTGTTCGCCGGGCTATCGAAGCCTGTCGACTTGAAGCTCGTAAGCCGGCTGGAGTACGGCTCGGGGGCGGTGGCGATGCGGTATGTGCCGAGAAGCTAAGCGTCCGTCGAGGCGCTTGCCCCGAACATTCTGATGAGGTCATGGTCCGCTCTCACGAGTTCCGAACGGAGGTCACATGAGGCGAGTTACTGGGATCGGCGGCATCTTCTTCAAGGCCAAGGACGCTCCGTCACTGCAGGCGTGGTACAAGCGGCACCTGGGAATCGACGTCCAGGACTGGGGCGGAACCGCCTTCACCTGGACCGACGACGAAGGCAAGCCGGTTGGCGGAACAACCATCTGGTCCATCGGCCCGGAAGAAGGGGATCTGTTTGCACCTAGCGCCGCTCCCTTCATGGTCAACTACCGAGTGGAAAACCTCCACGCTTTGGTCAAGGTCTTGAAGGAAGAAGGCTGCAGCGTGCTCGAGAAGATTGACGAGTCCGAGTTCGGCAAGTTTGCCTGGGTCATGGATCCAGAGGGGAACAAGGTCGAGCTGTGGCAGCCGCCGGAAGGCCAGTGAGCAGGCCAGTTACTCACGCATGATTCTCCCCAAGAACCGCGACCCTCGTTTCGTCACTATCCGACGCGGCGGGACGCTCACGGACCGGGACCATCGGCTTCTTGCTTTGTGGGCCGCGGCGTGCGCGGAGCACGTTTTGCACCTATTCGAGTCGGCGCAACCCTCCGACAAGCGCCCCCGTCAGGCAATCGATCGGGCTCGGGCGTGGGTGCGCGGGGAGATCTCGATGTCCGAGGCGCGCGCCGCCGGGGGCCACGCGAACGCGGCCGCCAGAGATTTGGGCGGGGCATCTAGGGAGGCCGCATTCGCTGCCGGCCAGGCGGCCGTGGTAGCGCATGTCGCAGCACACGAGCTCGGTGCGGCGGCCTACGCCATCAAGGCGGCGCGTTCGGCTGCGGCTGAGGGTGAGGAAGAGGACGCGGCCCGGCTCGAGTGCCGGTGGCAGAGGAAACAGCTGCCGGAGGCGATTCGCGAGCTCGTTCTTGACGACCAGCGGCTCAGAAACGACATCTGCTGGTATGTGTTCGACTGCTGACGGGATGTCGAGCGCAAGCCGGTAGGTGCACACTCCCGGGCTTGGAAGAGCGGGCACGCAGTGGTTTCGAGCGCATGTGAGTTACTTCAATCAATTCGACCCACCCGCTTACCAAATCATGACTCTCTGAACCAGACGGTTCCCGCCGGCCTGCACTTGCGGACACGTAAGCGTCGAGCCCTTTAGGGAGAGCCGGGGAACCGTCCCCCTCGAATGCGGAAGCGCGCACACTGGTGAGGATTCGGGCACATTGGCAGTCACCGCCGAGTCCGGCGGGGCTGAGAGATCTAGTCCATGCAAAATCTCGACATCTTCCCGACGGAATAGACGAACTGCCGGGCTAGCCTTCACTTCGAACATGACTTCTCGCTCGTTTGGATAAGAAGGGAACCTGAGAATGATCAACCCAACAAATGCGTACAAACTGGGCCTTGGCGCAGCAGGTGCGTCGGCATTCATCCTTTTTTGGCTGGCCGCCGGTGTTGGGATCATCGGTGCGGACGGCGACCGCGCCAACATGATGTATCTGGGGGTGCTGGCGGTAGGAATCATCGGCGCCCTCATCGCTCGCTTTCGACCGCTTGGGATGGCGCGCACGCTGGTCGCGATGGCGGCCGCTCACGCAGTGGTCGGGCTGATCGCGCTTGTCGCCCAGCTCGGCGAGCCGTACAGCGGACCGCTCGAGATCCTGGGCTTGACCGGGTTCTTCATCGTGCTCTTCACCGGTTCGGCGTGGCTGTTCCGTCAGGCTGCGCTCGGCCGATCCGAGCAGACCACGGCATAGTCCGCACCGAATCCAGCACTCCGGCGTTCGCCCCCGCCCGGGTGCCGGGGCGTGGTATTGCGTTCGGGCGCCCGTCGCCAAAATGGGTAGTTTTCCCCCCACACCTGAGGCTGTTTGCCCCTTGGAAGCGCCGCCTGGCAGGAACAGGATGTAGGGGCCCCGGCGGGGGGCAGGCTGACCGACGGCAGGGAGCGTTGCGATGGCAGGCAGGGACAAGTCGAAGGACGGGTTCCGCAACCGTATTGAGTTGGGTATCCTCACCAGCTGCAAGCCGCTGTGGGGTGCGGTTCAACGAAATGAACGCTCCCGAAGCTTCGCCAACAAGTTCTTGATCAACAACGCAGCCCAAAAGATTCCCCCCCGGCCCTACCCGTTCAGCGCAAAAACGCCTTACACGTCGTGGGACTCGCTGATCGACCGCAACTACGCCGGCCTCCACCTGCCGCCGCTCAACTTCAAGCCCCTGACGGACGAACCCCACCTGAAGATCACCCTCTCGCCGGTGGGCGACTTCGAAAGCAAGCTGCCCGGAGACGAGGCGCTGACCGATCTGTTCACCCGCCGGGGCGCGGGTACGCAGTCCTTGAAGTCGACCGTTCTGTTCCCCCACTTCGTGCAGTGGTTCGCCGATGGGTTCCTCCGGACCGACCGGACGAACAACAGGAAGGTCACGTCCAACCACCACATCGACCTGTGCGGCGTCTACGGGCTACGCCCCGAGCACACCATGCTGCTGAGGTCGTCGAAAGAGCCCGGCCGGCTCAAGTCCCAGATGATCAACGGCGAGGAGTACCCCGAGTACGTCAACCACGAGTCGAGACAACCAAAACTCGAGTTTCAGGGGCTGCCCCACCTGCAGCGCTCCCCGGGAGGAAAGGCCCTTTCCGGCTGGGACCTGGACGACGAGCGCAAACGAACGCTGTTTGCTATGGGCGCCGAAATCGAGCGATCCAACGTCCAGCCGGGCTACGCCATGTTCAACATCCTCTGCCTGAGAGAGCACAACCGGCTGGTCGGGCTTCTGGAGAGGTCCTACAACGGCTGGGACTCGGACCGTTTGTTTGAAACAGCCCGCAACATCGCCACCGTGGAGATCATGAAGATCGTGATGGAGGAATACATCAACCACATCACTCCCTACCACTTCAAGTTCATAACCGACGCAGGGCGCTACACCAAGTCCAGGTGGTACCGGCAGAACTGGATGACCGTGGAGTTCAACCTGGCCTACCGCTGGCACAGCATGCTGCCCGACAGACTGAACCACCGGGGGGTGGCCATGGAGTTGAGCGAGACCCGCTACAACAACCCGATGATCACGAACCACGGCCTGGGCAGCATCTTTCAGGATGCCTCGACCCAAAAGGCAACGGACCTCGGGCTCCACA is a window of Actinomycetota bacterium DNA encoding:
- a CDS encoding dihydrofolate reductase family protein, producing the protein MRPLRYSINVTLDGCCDHRGIVPDEELHRRAAENIGRADALLFGRVTYQMMEEGWRSPAQAGARPEWMEPFARTIDAAKKYVVSSTLDQVDWNAELVRGDLREAVLQLKSEPGEGLFTGGVKLPLALTEMGLIDEYEFVVHPRLAGHGPTLFAGLSKPVDLKLVSRLEYGSGAVAMRYVPRS
- a CDS encoding peroxidase family protein; this translates as MAGRDKSKDGFRNRIELGILTSCKPLWGAVQRNERSRSFANKFLINNAAQKIPPRPYPFSAKTPYTSWDSLIDRNYAGLHLPPLNFKPLTDEPHLKITLSPVGDFESKLPGDEALTDLFTRRGAGTQSLKSTVLFPHFVQWFADGFLRTDRTNNRKVTSNHHIDLCGVYGLRPEHTMLLRSSKEPGRLKSQMINGEEYPEYVNHESRQPKLEFQGLPHLQRSPGGKALSGWDLDDERKRTLFAMGAEIERSNVQPGYAMFNILCLREHNRLVGLLERSYNGWDSDRLFETARNIATVEIMKIVMEEYINHITPYHFKFITDAGRYTKSRWYRQNWMTVEFNLAYRWHSMLPDRLNHRGVAMELSETRYNNPMITNHGLGSIFQDASTQKATDLGLHNTANVLVPAELAGVRLGRDNKLRRYNDYRELLKYPRATSYEQISSKPEVIRSLEKHYGKDVDNLELYVGMHAEDLRKNSALPPMIGRLVGIDAFSQALTNPLLAENVFNKETFTPVGWEEIMSLSTLSQLVHRNLPEGQEFTVSFRNADWKPAGHLRG
- a CDS encoding response regulator transcription factor, which produces MATRVLLIEDDPRIQEVVERGLTPRGFVITCASDGVSGVELAIKLQSDVVLLDLMLPGKSGLQVLQEIRAVKPRLPVIALTALDDTGSKVGGLEAGADDYVTKPFAIEELAARIRARLRNTDESTTVRSGDVTVDLVTHRAFVNGEEVQLSARELALLGTLAQHPNQVLSREQLLRIVWGIDFDPGSNVVDVHVAALRRKIGSTRIDTVRGTGYRFVPAKEAS
- a CDS encoding VOC family protein: MRRVTGIGGIFFKAKDAPSLQAWYKRHLGIDVQDWGGTAFTWTDDEGKPVGGTTIWSIGPEEGDLFAPSAAPFMVNYRVENLHALVKVLKEEGCSVLEKIDESEFGKFAWVMDPEGNKVELWQPPEGQ